One Cyclopterus lumpus isolate fCycLum1 chromosome 7, fCycLum1.pri, whole genome shotgun sequence DNA window includes the following coding sequences:
- the ctdsp2 gene encoding carboxy-terminal domain RNA polymerase II polypeptide A small phosphatase 2, giving the protein MESSVITQVQKEDVQVSPKTGQVSRSALKQPRSCNIFKALFCCLKAQDGPKPPPTPPHHHQALLESQENGTVVKQPEPSLLPEMEAQDQGKICVVIDLDETLVHSSFKPISNADFIVPVEIEGTTHQVYVLKRPYVDEFLQRMGELFECVLFTASLAKYADPVTDLLDHASVFRTRLFRESCVFHQGCYVKDLSRLGRDLHKTLILDNSPASYIFHPNNAVPVVSWFDDVDDAELLNLLPVFEELSQADNVYTQLDQLRGH; this is encoded by the exons ATGGAAAGTTCTGTTATCACCCAAGTGCAGAAAGAAGACGTTCAAGTGTCACCGAAAACAG GCCAGGTGAGCCGGTCTGCCCTAAAACAGCCTCGGAGTTGTAACATCTTCAAAGCACTCTTCTGTTGCCTCAAAGCTCAGGATGGCCCCaaaccaccaccaacaccaccacatcaccatcAGGCCTTGCTGGAGTCGCAAGAAAATGGGACGGTTGTCAAG CAACCTGAACCTAGCCTCCTGCCTGAGATGGAGGCCCAGGACCAAGGGAAGATATGCGTGGTCATAGACTTGGATGAGACCCTGGTGCACAGCTCATTCAAG CCTATTAGTAATGCAGACTTCATCGTTCCTGTGGAGATAGAGGGGACCACACACCAG GTGTATGTCCTGAAGAGGCCGTACGTGGATGAGTTCCTGCAGAGAATGGGAGAGTTGTTTGAATGTGTGCTGTTTACAGCCAGTCTCGCAAAG TATGCAGACCCAGTGACGGACCTGCTGGATCACGCAAGTGTATTCCGGACCCGGTTATTCCGGGAATCTTGTGTATTCCACCAGGGCTGCTATGTCAAAGATTTGAGCCGCCTGGGCAGAGATCTCCACAAAACCCTCATCCTGGATAACTCTCCTGCCTCCTACATCTTCCACCCTAATAATGCT gTTCCTGTGGTGTCATGGTTTGATGACGTGGATGACGCTGAGCTGCTCAACCTTCTGCCGGTGTTTGAGGAACTTAGTCAAGCTGATAATGTTTACACCCAGCTGGACCAGCTTCGTGGACATTAA
- the LOC117733915 gene encoding natural resistance-associated macrophage protein 2-like isoform X1, with protein MSQRKKNMFSFPRSVSDLPPENIHISSLPHSVPTDQEPQQTGGQAADMEGEKVVIQTTHTHRVSAPSIFLQEQNNEPLSSTYFEQRLPVPEEDSERVFSFRKLWAFTGPGFLMSIAYLDPGNIESDLQSGAKAGFKLLWVLLAATIIGLLLQRLAARLGVVTGMHLAEVCNRQYRTVPRIILWLMVELAIIGSDMQEVIGCAIAFNLLSSGRIPLWAGVLITIIDTFVFLFLDKYGLRKLEAFFGVLISVMAITFGYEYVTVSPDQGELLKGMFMPYCEGCGPVQLSQAVGIVGAVIMPHNIYLHSALVKSREVDRSNRKEVREANKYFFIEATIALFISFLINVFVVAVFAEAFYGRTNQEVYSVCNQTGSPHSSIFPLNNATLEVNLYRGGVVLGCFFGPAALYIWAVGILAAGQSSTMTGTYSGQFVMEGFLNLRWSRFARVFLTRSIAITPTLLVAIFQDVQHLTGMNDFLNVLQSVQLPFALIPILTFTSLPSLMHEFANGLVFKIGGGLVILIVCGINMYFVVVFVTELNSVWLYVLAAFVCIAYLTFVGYLAWLCLIALGVSCLDPTSTRENDTTILIEQWPEVDS; from the exons AtgtcacagaggaagaagaatatGTTTTCCTTTCCGCGGTCAG TGAGCGACCTCCCTCCTGAGAACATCCACATCTCCTCTCTGCCTCACAGTGTTCCCACAGATCAGGAGCCACAACAAACTGGAGGACAAG CTGCTgacatggagggagagaaagtagtgatccaaaccacacacactcacagagtgTCCGccccctccatcttcctccaaGAACAGAATAATGAGCCTCTTTCGAGTACTTATTTTGAACAGAGGCTCCCTGTTCCTGAGGAGGACAGCGAG AGGGTGTTTAGTTTCCGTAAGCTGTGGGCCTTCACTGGGCCGGGGTTTCTGATGAGCATAGCCTACCTGGACCCTGGTAACATCGAGTCTGACCTGCAGTCTGGTGCTAAAGCTGGCTTCAAG CTCCTCTGGGTGCTGCTGGCCGCCACCATCATCGGGCTGTTGCTGCAGCGGCTGGCGGCTCGGCTCGGCGTCGTCACCGGGATGCACCTGGCCGAAGTCTGCAACCGCCAATACCGCACG GTGCCTCGTATCATCCTGTGGTTGATGGTGGAGCTGGCGATCATCGGCTCAGACATGCAGGAGGTCATCGGCTGCGCCATCGCTTTCAACCTTCTTTCCTCCGGCAG AATCCCCTTGTGGGCTGGCGTCCTCATCACAATAATCGACAcgtttgttttcctcttcttaGACAAGTATG GCCTCAGGAAGCTGGAAGCCTTTTTCGGTGTGCTCATCAGCGTCATGGCCATCACCTTTGGATATGAg TATGTGACGGTGAGTCCAGACCAAGGCGAGCTGCTGAAGGGGATGTTCATGCCGTACTGCGAGGGCTGCGGGCCCGTGCAGCTGAGTCAGGCCGTGGGCATTGTGGGAGCCGTCATCATGCCTCACAACATTTACCTCCACTCTGCTCTCGTCAAG TCTCGAGAAGTGGATCGGTCGAACAGGAAAGAAGTGAGAGAGGCCAACAAATATTTCTTCATTGAGGCGACCATCGCGCTGTTTATCTCTTTCCTCATCAACGTGTTTGTGGTGGCTGTTTTTGCCGAGGCTTTCTATGGACGCACAAACCAAGAGGTG TACAGCGTCTgcaatcaaacaggaagtcctcaTTCAAGTATATTCCCTTTGAACAATGCAACTCTAGAGGTGAACCTCTACAGAGGG GGAGTGGTGCTCGGCTGTTTCTTTGGCCCGGCAGCGCTCTACATCTGGGCCGTGGGGATCCTTGCAGCTGGTCAGAGCTCCACCATGACTGGAACGTACTCCGGCCAGTTTGTCATGGAG GGTTTCTTGAACCTGCGATGGTCGCGTTTCGCTCGGGTGTTTTTGACCCGCTCCATAGCCATCACTCCCACCCTGCTGGTGGCCATCTTCCAGGACGTGCAGCACCTGACGGGCATGAATGACTTCCTCAACGTGCTGCAGAGCGTGCAG TTGCCATTTGCCCTCATTCCCATCCTCACTTTTACCAGTCTGCCATCTCTCATGCATGAGTTTGCCAACGGATT AGTGTTTAAGATCGGAGGGGGACTTGTGATCTTGATCGTGTGTGGCATCAACATGTACTTCGTCGTGGTCTTCGTGACCGAACTCAACAGTGTGTGGCTGTATGTGCTGGCAGCATTCGTCTGCATAGCATACCTGACATTTGTGGGATATTTG gcgTGGTTGTGTCTGATAGCTCTGGGAGTTTCCTGCCTGGATCCGACCTCCACGAGAGAGAACGACACAACCATCCTGATAGAGCAGTGGCCAGAGGTTGACTCCTGA
- the LOC117733915 gene encoding natural resistance-associated macrophage protein 2-like isoform X2, whose protein sequence is MSQRKKNMFSFPRSVSDLPPENIHISSLPHSVPTDQEPQQTGGQAADMEGEKVVIQTTHTHRVSAPSIFLQEQNNEPLSSTYFEQRLPVPEEDSERVFSFRKLWAFTGPGFLMSIAYLDPGNIESDLQSGAKAGFKLLWVLLAATIIGLLLQRLAARLGVVTGMHLAEVCNRQYRTVPRIILWLMVELAIIGSDMQEVIGCAIAFNLLSSGRIPLWAGVLITIIDTFVFLFLDKYGLRKLEAFFGVLISVMAITFGYEYVTVSPDQGELLKGMFMPYCEGCGPVQLSQAVGIVGAVIMPHNIYLHSALVKSREVDRSNRKEVREANKYFFIEATIALFISFLINVFVVAVFAEAFYGRTNQEVYSVCNQTGSPHSSIFPLNNATLEVNLYRGGVVLGCFFGPAALYIWAVGILAAGQSSTMTGTYSGQFVMEGFLNLRWSRFARVFLTRSIAITPTLLVAIFQDVQHLTGMNDFLNVLQSVQVRPSCHLPSFPSSLLPVCHLSCMSLPTD, encoded by the exons AtgtcacagaggaagaagaatatGTTTTCCTTTCCGCGGTCAG TGAGCGACCTCCCTCCTGAGAACATCCACATCTCCTCTCTGCCTCACAGTGTTCCCACAGATCAGGAGCCACAACAAACTGGAGGACAAG CTGCTgacatggagggagagaaagtagtgatccaaaccacacacactcacagagtgTCCGccccctccatcttcctccaaGAACAGAATAATGAGCCTCTTTCGAGTACTTATTTTGAACAGAGGCTCCCTGTTCCTGAGGAGGACAGCGAG AGGGTGTTTAGTTTCCGTAAGCTGTGGGCCTTCACTGGGCCGGGGTTTCTGATGAGCATAGCCTACCTGGACCCTGGTAACATCGAGTCTGACCTGCAGTCTGGTGCTAAAGCTGGCTTCAAG CTCCTCTGGGTGCTGCTGGCCGCCACCATCATCGGGCTGTTGCTGCAGCGGCTGGCGGCTCGGCTCGGCGTCGTCACCGGGATGCACCTGGCCGAAGTCTGCAACCGCCAATACCGCACG GTGCCTCGTATCATCCTGTGGTTGATGGTGGAGCTGGCGATCATCGGCTCAGACATGCAGGAGGTCATCGGCTGCGCCATCGCTTTCAACCTTCTTTCCTCCGGCAG AATCCCCTTGTGGGCTGGCGTCCTCATCACAATAATCGACAcgtttgttttcctcttcttaGACAAGTATG GCCTCAGGAAGCTGGAAGCCTTTTTCGGTGTGCTCATCAGCGTCATGGCCATCACCTTTGGATATGAg TATGTGACGGTGAGTCCAGACCAAGGCGAGCTGCTGAAGGGGATGTTCATGCCGTACTGCGAGGGCTGCGGGCCCGTGCAGCTGAGTCAGGCCGTGGGCATTGTGGGAGCCGTCATCATGCCTCACAACATTTACCTCCACTCTGCTCTCGTCAAG TCTCGAGAAGTGGATCGGTCGAACAGGAAAGAAGTGAGAGAGGCCAACAAATATTTCTTCATTGAGGCGACCATCGCGCTGTTTATCTCTTTCCTCATCAACGTGTTTGTGGTGGCTGTTTTTGCCGAGGCTTTCTATGGACGCACAAACCAAGAGGTG TACAGCGTCTgcaatcaaacaggaagtcctcaTTCAAGTATATTCCCTTTGAACAATGCAACTCTAGAGGTGAACCTCTACAGAGGG GGAGTGGTGCTCGGCTGTTTCTTTGGCCCGGCAGCGCTCTACATCTGGGCCGTGGGGATCCTTGCAGCTGGTCAGAGCTCCACCATGACTGGAACGTACTCCGGCCAGTTTGTCATGGAG GGTTTCTTGAACCTGCGATGGTCGCGTTTCGCTCGGGTGTTTTTGACCCGCTCCATAGCCATCACTCCCACCCTGCTGGTGGCCATCTTCCAGGACGTGCAGCACCTGACGGGCATGAATGACTTCCTCAACGTGCTGCAGAGCGTGCAGGTCAGGCCAAG TTGCCATTTGCCCTCATTCCCATCCTCACTTTTACCAGTCTGCCATCTCTCATGCATGAGTTTGCCAACGGATT AG